A genomic window from Aurantimicrobium photophilum includes:
- the rpsB gene encoding 30S ribosomal protein S2, whose protein sequence is MAVVTIRQLLDSGVHFGHQTRRWNPKVKRFVLAERSGIHIIDLQQSLQHIDNAYEFVKETVAHGGTVLFVGTKKQAQEAILEQATRVGQPYVNQRWLGGLLTNFNTVGKRLARMKELEELDFEDTTKSGFTKKELLIKKRELDKLHKSLGGIRNLTKTPSAIWVVDTKKEHLAIQEAQKLGIPVIGILDTNCDPDEMTYPIPGNDDAIRSVGLLTRVIADAVAEGLIQRHQKPAEGESAEPLAEWERELLEAGAEAAVEAAVVEAVAEVVAEEVVAEAAAEKKPAAKKAAAPKADAAEKKPAAKKPAAKKPAAKKPAAE, encoded by the coding sequence ATGGCCGTCGTAACAATCCGCCAGCTGCTCGACAGCGGCGTTCACTTTGGTCACCAGACCCGCCGTTGGAACCCGAAAGTAAAGCGTTTCGTTCTTGCTGAGCGTTCCGGTATCCACATCATCGACCTGCAGCAGTCTCTGCAGCACATCGACAACGCTTACGAGTTCGTGAAGGAAACCGTTGCACACGGTGGAACCGTTCTCTTCGTTGGAACCAAGAAGCAGGCTCAGGAAGCAATCCTCGAGCAGGCAACCCGCGTAGGTCAGCCTTATGTCAACCAGCGTTGGCTCGGTGGCCTCCTCACCAACTTCAACACCGTTGGTAAGCGCCTCGCACGTATGAAGGAGCTCGAAGAGCTCGACTTCGAAGACACCACGAAGAGTGGCTTCACCAAGAAGGAACTTCTGATCAAGAAGCGTGAACTCGACAAGCTCCACAAGAGCCTCGGTGGTATCCGCAACCTGACCAAGACCCCTTCCGCAATCTGGGTTGTTGACACCAAGAAGGAGCACCTGGCAATCCAGGAGGCACAGAAGCTTGGTATTCCCGTTATCGGTATCCTCGACACCAACTGTGACCCAGACGAGATGACCTACCCCATCCCTGGTAACGACGACGCAATCCGCTCTGTCGGTCTGCTGACCCGCGTTATCGCTGATGCAGTAGCTGAGGGCCTGATCCAGCGCCACCAGAAGCCTGCTGAGGGTGAATCTGCTGAGCCATTGGCTGAGTGGGAGCGCGAACTGCTCGAAGCTGGTGCAGAAGCCGCAGTAGAGGCAGCCGTCGTTGAGGCAGTTGCTGAAGTTGTTGCTGAAGAGGTAGTAGCTGAGGCTGCTGCTGAGAAGAAGCCTGCTGCAAAGAAGGCTGCTGCTCCCAAGGCTGACGCTGCAGAAAAGAAGCCTGCCGCTAAGAAGCCTGCCGCTAAGAAGCCTGCTGCCAAGAAGCCCGCAGCAGAATAA